The Pseudomonas wenzhouensis genome has a segment encoding these proteins:
- a CDS encoding universal stress protein, protein MFKHILIAHDLRDTADMALCRASQLAKQHGAHLTLLHVLDPSQNSGQHEKARQALDRSLTQYAPPGTELRMLSGKPSEVVLQQVQDSGCDLLVLGGHQQRHDFFSGTSLDRIARRCTVPLLLVARNDFNPYQRALAAIDFSLCACSALGQAYHLLPGDAELHALHVFEPDKGTPQEVELQLQTQRSLIDQLLHDEAQKLPAGGPKLSHEVLQGGILRSLQEQIKTRRGELLVLGSHGRSAFSQALLGSLAQHFLHKAPCDVFVVR, encoded by the coding sequence ATGTTCAAGCACATCCTTATCGCCCATGACCTGCGCGACACAGCCGATATGGCCCTGTGTCGCGCCAGTCAACTCGCCAAGCAACACGGCGCCCACCTGACCCTGCTGCACGTGCTGGATCCGAGCCAGAACAGCGGGCAACACGAAAAAGCGCGCCAGGCGCTGGATCGCAGCCTGACGCAATATGCACCACCGGGCACCGAACTGCGCATGCTCAGTGGCAAACCTTCCGAGGTCGTGCTGCAACAGGTGCAGGACAGCGGCTGCGACCTGCTGGTTTTAGGTGGCCATCAGCAGCGTCATGACTTCTTCTCCGGCACCAGCCTGGATCGTATCGCCCGCCGCTGCACCGTGCCCTTGCTGCTGGTCGCGCGTAACGATTTCAACCCTTATCAGCGAGCGCTGGCCGCCATCGACTTCTCCCTGTGCGCCTGCAGTGCGCTGGGCCAGGCTTACCACCTGCTACCCGGCGATGCCGAACTGCATGCCCTGCACGTTTTCGAGCCCGACAAGGGCACGCCGCAGGAAGTCGAGCTGCAATTGCAGACCCAGCGGAGCCTGATTGATCAGTTATTGCACGACGAAGCACAGAAACTGCCAGCAGGTGGTCCGAAACTGAGCCATGAAGTGCTACAAGGTGGCATCCTGCGCAGCCTGCAGGAGCAGATCAAGACACGTCGCGGCGAACTGCTGGTACTCGGCAGCCACGGCCGCAGCGCCTTCTCCCAAGCGCTGCTGGGCAGCCTGGCACAACACTTCCTGCACAAGGCGCCGTGCGACGTGTTCGTCGTGCGTTGA
- a CDS encoding PaaI family thioesterase, translating into MPLPVEITRQLTEEQIAFVKRSGLKAEVLEPGFVRLRMPLQGNQNHIGSMYAGALFTLAEIPGGALFLTSFDAQRFYPVIKEMNLRFRRPATADIQVEARLSPEQIAHLQEQTNQQGKAEYALELQLTDGSGEVVAESRGLYQLRLR; encoded by the coding sequence ATGCCGCTACCTGTGGAAATCACCCGCCAACTCACCGAAGAACAGATCGCCTTCGTCAAACGCAGCGGCCTCAAGGCCGAGGTACTGGAGCCCGGCTTCGTACGCCTGCGCATGCCCCTGCAAGGCAATCAGAACCACATCGGCAGCATGTACGCCGGCGCCCTGTTCACCCTGGCGGAGATTCCGGGTGGCGCCCTGTTTCTGACCAGCTTCGATGCCCAGCGCTTCTATCCCGTCATCAAGGAAATGAACCTGCGCTTTCGCCGCCCGGCCACCGCCGACATTCAGGTCGAAGCGCGCCTGTCGCCCGAGCAAATCGCTCATCTGCAAGAGCAGACGAACCAGCAGGGCAAGGCCGAATATGCACTCGAACTGCAGCTGACCGACGGCAGCGGCGAAGTGGTCGCAGAAAGTCGCGGCCTGTACCAATTGCGTTTACGCTGA
- a CDS encoding bifunctional O-acetylhomoserine aminocarboxypropyltransferase/cysteine synthase encodes MKLETLAIHAGYSPDPTTKAVAVPIYQTSSFAFYDTQHGADLFDLKVAGNIYSRIMNPTNAVLEERVAALEGGVGALAVASGMAAITYAIQTVAEAGDNIVSVAKLYGGTYNLLAHTLPRFGIQTSFAAHDDIAALEALIDERTKAVFCESIGNPAGNIVDLAALAEAAHRHGVPLIVDNTVATPILCRPFEHGADIVVHSLTKYIGGHGTSIGGIVVDSGKFPWADNKARFPLLNTPDPSYHGVTYTEAFGPAAFIGRCRVVPLRNTGAALSPFNAFLILQGLETLALRMERHTENALKVAQYLQDHPQVAWVKYAGLADHPEHELAQRYFGGKPAAILSFGIQGGQEAGARFIDALQLVVRLVNIGDAKSLACHPASTTHRQLSDEELQKAGVPRDMVRLSIGIEHIDDILADLTQALEAARG; translated from the coding sequence ATGAAATTGGAAACCCTGGCCATCCACGCCGGCTATAGCCCCGACCCGACCACCAAGGCGGTGGCGGTGCCGATCTACCAGACCAGCTCCTTCGCCTTCTACGACACCCAGCACGGTGCCGACCTGTTCGACCTGAAAGTCGCCGGCAACATCTATTCGCGCATCATGAACCCGACCAACGCCGTGCTCGAAGAGCGCGTGGCGGCGCTGGAAGGCGGCGTCGGCGCGCTGGCCGTGGCCTCCGGCATGGCCGCCATCACCTATGCCATCCAGACCGTGGCCGAGGCTGGCGACAACATCGTCTCGGTGGCCAAGCTCTACGGCGGCACCTACAACCTGCTCGCCCACACCCTGCCGCGTTTCGGCATCCAGACCAGCTTCGCCGCGCACGACGATATCGCCGCGCTCGAGGCGCTGATCGACGAGCGCACCAAGGCGGTGTTCTGCGAATCCATCGGCAACCCGGCCGGCAACATCGTCGACCTCGCAGCGCTGGCCGAAGCGGCGCATCGACATGGAGTGCCGCTGATCGTCGACAACACCGTGGCCACGCCGATTCTCTGCCGCCCCTTCGAACATGGTGCGGATATCGTCGTCCACTCGCTGACCAAATACATCGGTGGCCATGGCACCAGCATCGGCGGCATCGTGGTCGACTCCGGCAAATTCCCTTGGGCCGACAACAAGGCGCGCTTCCCGCTGCTCAACACGCCCGACCCGTCCTACCACGGCGTCACCTACACCGAAGCCTTCGGCCCTGCCGCCTTTATCGGCCGCTGCCGCGTGGTACCGCTGCGCAACACCGGCGCGGCGCTGTCGCCGTTCAATGCCTTCCTCATCCTGCAAGGTCTGGAAACCCTGGCCCTGCGCATGGAGCGGCACACCGAGAACGCGCTGAAGGTCGCGCAGTACCTGCAAGACCACCCGCAAGTGGCCTGGGTGAAATACGCCGGCCTGGCCGATCACCCTGAGCATGAACTGGCCCAGCGCTATTTCGGCGGCAAGCCGGCGGCGATCCTCTCCTTCGGCATCCAGGGCGGTCAGGAAGCCGGCGCGCGCTTCATCGATGCGCTGCAACTGGTGGTGCGCCTGGTCAACATCGGCGACGCCAAATCGCTGGCCTGCCATCCGGCCTCCACCACCCACCGTCAGCTCAGCGACGAGGAACTGCAGAAGGCCGGCGTACCACGCGACATGGTGCGCCTGTCCATCGGCATCGAACATATCGACGACATCCTCGCCGACCTGACCCAGGCACTCGAGGCCGCGCGCGGGTGA
- the trxC gene encoding thioredoxin TrxC, with product MSDPLLIPCPHCSGLNRIPAERLGDAPRCGRCKSEVLPGAPITLTQANFPSQLKGDLSLLVDVWASWCGPCQAFAPTFQQAAGQLQGRCRLGKLDSEANPNLAGQLGIRSIPSLILFKGGVEVARQSGAMPLPQLQAWLRQQGI from the coding sequence ATGAGCGATCCCCTACTGATCCCCTGCCCGCACTGCAGCGGGCTCAACCGCATTCCCGCCGAGCGTCTGGGCGACGCCCCACGCTGCGGGCGCTGCAAGAGTGAGGTACTGCCTGGCGCGCCCATAACCCTCACGCAAGCCAACTTCCCCAGCCAGCTCAAGGGCGACCTGTCGTTGCTGGTGGACGTCTGGGCCAGCTGGTGTGGCCCCTGCCAGGCCTTCGCGCCGACCTTCCAGCAGGCAGCCGGGCAGCTGCAAGGGCGCTGCCGACTGGGCAAACTGGACAGCGAAGCCAACCCCAACCTGGCCGGGCAACTGGGCATCCGCTCCATTCCCAGCCTGATCCTGTTCAAGGGAGGCGTCGAAGTCGCACGCCAGAGTGGCGCCATGCCGCTACCGCAACTGCAGGCGTGGCTGCGTCAGCAGGGCATCTAG